One region of Chlorobiota bacterium genomic DNA includes:
- a CDS encoding bifunctional UDP-3-O-[3-hydroxymyristoyl] N-acetylglucosamine deacetylase/3-hydroxyacyl-ACP dehydratase: protein MKTTQHTIASPVSFSGVGLHTGNPSTITFRPAPENHGFRFLRTDLPDAPEVPADVDLVTDVSRGTTLSRDGVSIHTVEHVLAALTGLEIDNCSIELSNNEPPVGDGSAMPFTEVLMQAGIVDQQTPRNFIVVDSIVKYANEAKGVEITALPNQNFQMTVMIDYRNPALGRQHSGLLNLESEFVKEVAPARTFCFLTEVEWLRSEGLIKGGRLDNAIVIVDKDVDQSEINEMSHRLGIDGSVVLGSTGVLNNGSMRFVNEPARHKLLDLLGDLALAGAPVKAHILAARPGHASNIEFARKIKRAAEKSRAAQKKSPPMDIRSIMNILPHRYPFLLVDRILDVDLEAKKVIGLKNVTINEPFFIGHFPEQPIMPGVLIVEAMAQTGGILLMQDMGGNAKQKLALFMGINNCKFRKPVLPGDQLQFEVSLKSKKFNTYLFSGRATVNGTLVAEAELTVAVGDRTNPS, encoded by the coding sequence ATGAAAACAACACAACACACCATTGCTTCCCCGGTCAGCTTCAGCGGCGTTGGATTGCATACTGGTAATCCTTCCACCATTACCTTCCGCCCGGCACCGGAAAATCATGGATTCCGATTTCTGCGCACCGACCTTCCCGACGCACCGGAAGTCCCAGCCGATGTTGATTTAGTCACCGATGTCTCGCGCGGGACAACTCTTTCGCGTGATGGAGTTAGCATCCACACCGTCGAGCACGTTTTGGCTGCACTGACCGGCTTGGAAATAGACAATTGCTCCATTGAACTTTCCAATAACGAGCCTCCAGTTGGCGACGGCAGCGCGATGCCGTTCACCGAAGTTTTAATGCAAGCAGGAATTGTTGACCAGCAAACCCCTCGGAATTTTATTGTTGTAGATTCGATTGTTAAATATGCGAATGAGGCAAAAGGGGTGGAGATTACCGCGCTTCCTAACCAGAATTTCCAAATGACGGTAATGATAGATTACCGCAATCCGGCACTGGGTCGCCAGCATTCCGGGCTTCTGAATTTGGAGTCGGAGTTCGTAAAAGAGGTTGCCCCCGCACGCACGTTCTGTTTTTTAACCGAAGTGGAATGGCTGCGGAGCGAAGGGCTGATTAAAGGTGGGCGGCTTGACAATGCAATCGTTATTGTTGATAAAGATGTTGATCAAAGTGAGATCAACGAGATGTCGCACCGTCTGGGAATTGATGGGTCGGTGGTGCTGGGATCCACAGGGGTGCTGAATAATGGCTCCATGCGTTTTGTGAACGAACCAGCCCGCCACAAACTTCTTGATTTATTGGGCGATCTTGCGCTTGCTGGTGCCCCGGTAAAAGCCCATATCCTTGCCGCACGGCCTGGACACGCCAGCAATATTGAGTTCGCTCGGAAAATCAAACGCGCCGCAGAAAAAAGCAGGGCTGCGCAAAAAAAATCCCCTCCGATGGATATTCGCTCAATCATGAATATCCTCCCGCATCGCTACCCATTCCTGTTAGTTGATAGAATTTTAGATGTTGACCTTGAGGCGAAAAAGGTAATCGGGCTAAAAAACGTTACCATCAACGAACCATTTTTTATCGGACACTTCCCTGAACAGCCCATTATGCCCGGAGTGCTGATTGTGGAAGCTATGGCGCAGACGGGGGGAATATTGCTGATGCAGGATATGGGAGGAAATGCGAAGCAAAAGTTGGCATTATTTATGGGAATCAATAACTGCAAGTTCCGCAAGCCAGTATTGCCGGGGGACCAGCTCCAGTTTGAGGTTTCCTTGAAATCGAAGAAATTCAACACGTATCTTTTCTCTGGACGAGCAACCGTAAACGGTACGCTGGTTGCAGAAGCAGAACTAACCGTAGCCGTCGGCGACAGAACCAATCCAAGTTGA
- the lpxD gene encoding UDP-3-O-(3-hydroxymyristoyl)glucosamine N-acyltransferase, translated as MMTIQELAELLHGEIIGDPQTEIRGIEKIEYAEAGHISFIANQKYLRYETQTLASALIVSAAHTPQRTDITYIRTGDPYAGFVQLLRVFYPNQATYPAGIHPSAVVEGSTIDLEAYIGPTAVVGEGSAVGSKSQIHAGVVIGRNVSVGKNSTIYPNVVIYDGCFIGDNVVIHSGTIIGSDGFGYLQRQTHWEKIPQLGIVTIENDVEIGANCTIDRATMGETRICTGTKVDNLVHIAHNVIVGEHTVIAAQSGISGSTRLGKFNMLGGQVGLVGHITTTDNVIVEAQSGVSKNISKSGRYFGHPAKEHGLALRQEAAIRQLPDALKEIQELKNKLRELEEKLVLKQTD; from the coding sequence ATGATGACAATCCAAGAGCTTGCCGAACTCCTTCACGGAGAAATCATTGGAGACCCACAAACGGAAATCCGTGGGATCGAAAAGATTGAATATGCCGAAGCTGGGCACATTTCATTTATTGCAAACCAGAAATACCTACGCTACGAAACACAAACGCTTGCTTCGGCCCTCATTGTCTCCGCAGCGCACACTCCGCAGCGCACAGATATAACCTATATCCGCACTGGCGACCCTTACGCTGGATTTGTACAGCTTCTAAGAGTTTTCTACCCAAACCAAGCAACATACCCTGCTGGCATTCATCCTTCAGCAGTTGTTGAAGGCTCCACTATTGATCTCGAGGCGTACATCGGTCCAACAGCTGTGGTTGGCGAAGGCTCCGCCGTTGGGAGCAAAAGCCAGATTCATGCTGGTGTCGTAATTGGCCGAAATGTTAGTGTCGGCAAAAATTCCACCATTTATCCTAACGTTGTCATTTATGATGGCTGCTTTATTGGCGATAATGTTGTTATCCATTCAGGCACGATTATCGGCTCCGATGGCTTTGGATATTTGCAGCGGCAAACGCATTGGGAAAAAATCCCTCAGCTTGGAATTGTGACTATCGAAAATGATGTGGAAATCGGCGCAAACTGCACGATTGACCGCGCCACAATGGGGGAGACGCGCATCTGCACAGGAACGAAAGTGGATAATTTAGTCCATATTGCTCATAATGTTATTGTGGGTGAGCATACGGTGATAGCCGCGCAAAGTGGAATTTCCGGCAGCACTCGATTAGGCAAATTCAATATGCTGGGGGGACAAGTAGGATTGGTTGGGCATATCACAACCACCGATAATGTGATTGTGGAAGCTCAATCAGGTGTCAGCAAGAACATCTCGAAATCTGGCAGGTATTTTGGCCACCCGGCAAAAGAGCATGGACTGGCCTTGCGCCAAGAAGCAGCAATTCGGCAATTACCCGATGCATTAAAAGAAATACAAGAACTGAAAAACAAGCTGCGTGAGCTTGAAGAAAAATTAGTGTTGAAGCAGACCGATTAA